A genomic segment from Stenotrophomonas maltophilia encodes:
- a CDS encoding BCCT family transporter: protein MVFRVSIALVLLLVLLAGIAPGPFNAVVQSILGELIRGIGWLYLLVVFLALVFLMYLAFGRFGNLRIGGEDAEPEFSRASWMSMLFAAGMGIGLVFWGAAEPISHFSKPPEGLASESMDAARASMRYAFFHWGLHPWAIYALIGLAMAWFQFNRNGRGLVSDMLQPIIGRHHRGWIGRVVNIAAVVATAIGVATTLGFGTIQIAAGLERVFGLHAGAPLQLVIIAVAFVLYMASTLSGVDRGVKWLSNFNLALAAVLLLLVLVLGPTGAIFNTFTTTLGSYLNQLVTMSLRMSPFSSSTWVADWTIFYWAWWISWAPFVGSFIARISRGRSVREFVIGVVLAPTLLGFFWFSVFGGTAIWMQIFGQADLVQALGNGYETVLFTMFDSMPLPLLLSCIALVLLMIFFVTSADSAVLVLASMSTDEAGDPPPKRKLAWGVGVALIAGALLLAGGLDALQGMITIAALPFALLMVLVMVSLYRVLDQEYTRERRQAQRQRHMIDAWIAREMAAQEETQAEAARAHDQD, encoded by the coding sequence ATGGTGTTTCGCGTTTCCATCGCACTGGTCCTGCTGCTGGTGCTGCTTGCCGGCATCGCCCCCGGCCCCTTCAACGCCGTGGTGCAGAGCATCCTCGGTGAACTCATCCGCGGCATCGGCTGGCTGTACCTGCTGGTCGTGTTCCTGGCCCTGGTATTCCTGATGTACCTGGCGTTCGGCCGCTTCGGCAACTTACGCATCGGCGGTGAAGACGCCGAACCGGAGTTCTCGCGCGCCAGCTGGATGTCGATGCTGTTCGCCGCCGGCATGGGCATCGGCCTGGTGTTCTGGGGCGCCGCCGAACCCATCTCGCACTTCAGCAAGCCGCCGGAAGGTCTCGCATCGGAGAGCATGGACGCTGCGCGCGCATCGATGCGCTACGCGTTCTTCCACTGGGGCCTGCACCCGTGGGCCATCTATGCGTTGATCGGCCTGGCAATGGCCTGGTTCCAGTTCAACCGCAACGGCCGTGGGCTGGTCAGTGACATGCTGCAGCCGATCATCGGGCGCCACCACCGCGGCTGGATCGGCCGCGTGGTCAACATCGCTGCCGTCGTCGCCACTGCGATTGGTGTTGCTACCACGCTGGGCTTCGGCACCATCCAGATCGCCGCCGGCCTGGAGCGCGTATTCGGCCTGCACGCGGGCGCTCCGCTGCAACTGGTGATCATCGCGGTGGCGTTCGTGCTGTACATGGCATCCACGCTCAGCGGCGTCGACCGTGGCGTCAAATGGCTGTCCAACTTCAACCTGGCATTGGCGGCTGTACTGTTGCTGCTGGTACTGGTGCTCGGCCCGACCGGCGCGATCTTCAACACGTTCACCACCACGCTGGGTTCCTACCTCAACCAGCTGGTGACGATGAGCCTGCGCATGTCACCGTTCTCATCCAGCACCTGGGTGGCCGACTGGACGATCTTCTACTGGGCCTGGTGGATTTCCTGGGCGCCGTTCGTGGGTTCATTCATCGCGCGTATCTCGCGCGGGCGCAGTGTGCGCGAGTTCGTGATCGGCGTGGTGCTGGCACCGACGCTGCTGGGCTTCTTCTGGTTCTCGGTGTTTGGCGGTACCGCGATCTGGATGCAGATCTTCGGCCAGGCCGATCTGGTGCAGGCACTGGGCAATGGCTATGAGACGGTGCTGTTCACGATGTTCGACAGCATGCCGCTGCCGTTGCTGCTGTCGTGCATCGCGCTGGTACTGCTGATGATCTTCTTCGTGACGTCGGCCGATTCGGCGGTACTGGTGCTCGCCAGCATGTCCACCGATGAAGCGGGTGACCCACCGCCCAAACGCAAGCTGGCCTGGGGCGTGGGCGTGGCGCTGATTGCCGGTGCATTGCTGCTGGCCGGCGGACTGGATGCCCTGCAGGGCATGATCACGATTGCGGCGTTGCCGTTTGCGCTGTTGATGGTGCTGGTGATGGTGTCGCTGTATCGGGTGCTGGACCAGGAGTACACGCGCGAGCGACGGCAGGCGCAGCGCCAGCGGCACATGATCGATGCGTGGATTGCACGCGAGATGGCGGCGCAGGAGGAGACCCAGGCGGAGGCAGCACGCGCGCACGATCAGGATTGA
- the ggt gene encoding gamma-glutamyltransferase — translation MTSARYRVKAAAAKIGEPPFHRNPTVSRRLARSLLAAAVLATVPALSLAADRITGHTFATRSEVIAPHAMAATSQPLATQIALDVMKGGGSAVDAAIAANAALGLMEPTGNGIGGDLFAIVWDPKTQKLYGYNGSGRSPKSLTLAEFQRRGLKDIPATGPLPVSVPGAVDGWFALHDRFGRKPMADNLAPAIRYAREGHPVAEVIAYYWDRSVPKLSQYPGFKEQFTINGHAPRKGEMWKNPNLASTLQKIADGGRDAFYKGDIARTIGDYFKANGGYLSYQDMADHHGEWVEPVSSNYRGYDVWELPPNSQGIAALQILNVLEGYDFSKIPFGSPEHVHLFVEAKKLAFADRARFYADMAFQPAPVQKLISKEYAAQRRALISMDKALKEVQPGTPKQLEEGDTIYMTVADADGMMVSLIQSNYRGMGSGMAPPGLGFILQDRGEMFVLQKNHPNGYAPGKRPFQTIIPAFITKDGKPYASFGVMGGAMQPQGHAQIVMNLVDFGMNLQEAGDAPRIQHEGSTEPTGQATAMTDGGEVNLETGFPYETVRALMRKGHRIVFADGPYGGYQAIMRDPETGVYYGASESRKDGQAAGY, via the coding sequence ATGACCTCTGCCCGATACCGCGTGAAGGCCGCAGCGGCGAAGATCGGGGAACCACCCTTCCATCGGAACCCGACCGTGTCCCGACGCCTTGCCCGTTCCCTGCTTGCCGCCGCCGTGCTGGCCACCGTGCCCGCGCTGTCCCTTGCCGCAGACCGCATCACCGGCCACACCTTCGCCACCCGTTCGGAGGTGATCGCCCCACACGCGATGGCCGCCACCTCGCAGCCGCTGGCCACCCAGATCGCGCTGGACGTGATGAAGGGCGGCGGATCGGCGGTGGACGCGGCGATCGCCGCCAATGCCGCGCTTGGCCTGATGGAGCCCACCGGCAACGGCATCGGCGGCGACCTGTTCGCCATCGTCTGGGATCCGAAGACGCAGAAGCTCTATGGCTACAACGGCTCGGGCCGCTCGCCGAAGTCGCTCACCCTGGCCGAGTTCCAGCGCCGTGGGCTGAAGGACATCCCGGCCACCGGCCCGCTGCCGGTCTCGGTGCCCGGCGCGGTCGACGGCTGGTTCGCGCTGCACGACCGCTTCGGCCGCAAGCCGATGGCCGACAACCTGGCGCCGGCCATCCGCTACGCCCGCGAGGGCCATCCGGTGGCCGAAGTGATCGCCTACTACTGGGACCGCTCGGTACCCAAGCTGTCGCAGTACCCGGGCTTCAAGGAGCAGTTCACGATCAACGGCCACGCCCCGCGCAAGGGCGAGATGTGGAAGAACCCGAACCTGGCCAGCACGCTGCAGAAGATCGCCGACGGCGGCCGCGATGCCTTCTACAAGGGCGATATCGCCCGCACCATCGGCGACTACTTCAAGGCCAATGGTGGCTACCTGAGCTACCAGGACATGGCCGACCACCACGGTGAATGGGTCGAGCCGGTCAGCAGCAACTACCGTGGCTACGACGTGTGGGAACTGCCGCCGAACAGCCAGGGCATTGCCGCGCTGCAGATCCTCAACGTGCTGGAAGGCTACGATTTCTCGAAGATCCCGTTCGGCTCACCGGAACACGTGCACCTGTTCGTCGAAGCGAAGAAGCTGGCCTTCGCCGACCGTGCGCGCTTCTATGCCGACATGGCGTTCCAGCCGGCGCCGGTGCAGAAGCTGATCTCCAAGGAGTACGCCGCGCAGCGCCGCGCACTGATCTCGATGGACAAGGCGCTGAAGGAAGTGCAGCCGGGCACGCCGAAGCAGCTGGAGGAGGGCGACACCATCTACATGACCGTGGCCGACGCCGACGGCATGATGGTGTCGCTGATCCAGTCCAATTACCGCGGCATGGGCAGCGGCATGGCGCCGCCGGGGCTGGGCTTCATCCTGCAGGATCGTGGCGAGATGTTCGTGCTGCAGAAGAACCATCCCAACGGCTACGCACCGGGCAAGCGCCCGTTCCAGACCATCATTCCGGCCTTCATCACCAAGGACGGCAAGCCGTATGCCAGCTTCGGCGTGATGGGCGGCGCGATGCAGCCGCAGGGCCACGCGCAGATCGTGATGAACCTGGTGGACTTCGGCATGAACCTGCAGGAGGCCGGTGATGCGCCGCGCATCCAGCATGAAGGCTCGACCGAACCGACCGGGCAGGCCACGGCGATGACCGACGGTGGTGAAGTGAATCTGGAAACCGGCTTCCCGTATGAAACGGTGCGTGCGTTGATGCGCAAGGGACATCGCATCGTGTTCGCCGATGGTCCGTATGGCGGATACCAGGCGATCATGCGCGATCCCGAGACAGGGGTGTATTACGGTGCGTCGGAGAGCCGCAAGGATGGGCAGGCCGCGGGGTACTGA
- the ilvC gene encoding ketol-acid reductoisomerase, translating to MSTNDLPQTKIAVIGYGSQGRAHALNLRESGFDVVVGLRPGGPTEVKAQADGFTVKAPADAVKDADLVAVLTPDMVQKKLYDDVLAANMKQGAVLLFAHGLNVHFDMIKPREDLDVVLVAPKGPGALVRREYEIGRGVPCIWAVYQDKSGKAADYALAYAAGLGGARANLIQTTFKEETETDLFGEQAVLCGGASALVQAGFETLVEAGYQPEIAYYEVLHELKLIVDLFYEGGISRMLEFISETAQYGDYVSGPRVIDAGTKARMKEVLKDIQDGTFTKNWVAEYEAGLPNYNKFKQADLEHPIEKVGKELRAKMVWLQGQAA from the coding sequence ATGAGCACCAACGACCTGCCCCAGACCAAGATCGCCGTCATCGGCTACGGCAGCCAGGGCCGCGCCCACGCACTGAACCTGCGCGAATCCGGCTTCGATGTGGTGGTAGGCCTGCGTCCGGGCGGCCCGACCGAGGTCAAGGCGCAGGCCGATGGCTTCACCGTGAAGGCACCGGCCGATGCGGTGAAGGATGCCGACCTGGTCGCCGTGCTGACGCCGGACATGGTGCAGAAGAAGCTCTACGACGATGTGTTGGCCGCGAACATGAAACAGGGTGCGGTGCTGTTGTTCGCCCACGGGCTGAACGTGCACTTCGACATGATCAAGCCGCGCGAGGACCTGGACGTGGTGCTGGTCGCGCCCAAGGGCCCGGGTGCGCTGGTGCGCCGCGAGTACGAGATCGGCCGTGGCGTGCCATGCATCTGGGCCGTGTACCAGGACAAGAGCGGCAAGGCTGCCGACTACGCCCTGGCCTATGCGGCCGGACTCGGTGGCGCCCGCGCCAACCTGATCCAGACCACCTTCAAGGAAGAGACAGAGACCGATCTGTTCGGCGAGCAGGCGGTGCTGTGCGGCGGTGCCTCGGCACTGGTGCAGGCCGGTTTCGAAACCCTGGTCGAAGCCGGCTACCAGCCGGAGATCGCCTATTACGAAGTACTGCACGAGCTGAAGCTGATCGTCGACCTGTTCTATGAAGGCGGTATCTCGCGCATGCTGGAGTTCATCTCCGAGACCGCGCAGTACGGCGACTACGTCAGCGGCCCGCGCGTGATCGACGCTGGCACCAAGGCACGCATGAAGGAGGTCCTGAAGGACATCCAGGACGGCACCTTCACCAAGAACTGGGTGGCCGAGTACGAAGCGGGCCTGCCGAACTACAACAAGTTCAAGCAGGCCGACCTGGAGCACCCGATCGAAAAGGTGGGCAAGGAACTGCGCGCCAAGATGGTCTGGTTGCAAGGACAGGCCGCGTAA
- the ilvG gene encoding acetolactate synthase 2 catalytic subunit produces the protein MNSSTHRSAPPNGARWLTQALEAEGVHALFGYPGGTIMPFYDALVDSSLKHVLVRHEQGAALAANGFARASNQVGVCVATSGPGASNLVTGIADAMLDSVPMVCITGQVATPLLGTDAFQELDVFGLTMPIVKHSWLVRSVDDLPRVVADAFRIAREGRPGPVLIDLPKDVQLADASHLPAHVPSSVEPPPAPAEAAIVEAIAALAAAEKPVVYAGGGIALGDAVQDLRDFVEASAIPTVMTLRGLGALPASHPQSLGMLGMHGTRAANMAVQESDLLLVLGARFDDRATGKLAEFAPFARVVHIDADAYEISKLRSADVAVPGNVGHAIRALRAAFPSPKAHQDAWRRRCAQHRDRFAARYDAPGQHIYAPALLKRLSELAPADAVIACDVGQHQMWVAQHCRFNHPRNHLTSGALGTMGFGLPAAMGAQFACPERTVVLVSGDGSFMMNVQELATIARCRLPVKIVLLDNSSLGMVRQWQELFFAERYSEIDLSDNPDFVALAQVFGIAATRIDNRDDVEGGLAALLAEPGPALLHVAIDARANVWPLVPPNTANSTMLESNPAHARQETPNAIPA, from the coding sequence ATGAACTCTTCCACACACCGCAGCGCGCCGCCCAACGGCGCGCGCTGGCTGACCCAGGCGCTGGAAGCCGAAGGCGTCCACGCGCTGTTCGGCTATCCCGGCGGCACCATCATGCCGTTCTACGACGCGCTGGTGGATTCGTCGCTGAAGCACGTCCTGGTGCGCCATGAGCAGGGCGCCGCGCTGGCCGCCAATGGTTTCGCCCGCGCCAGCAACCAGGTGGGCGTCTGCGTGGCCACGTCCGGCCCGGGCGCCTCGAACCTGGTCACCGGCATCGCCGACGCGATGCTGGATTCGGTGCCGATGGTCTGCATCACCGGCCAGGTCGCCACGCCGCTGCTGGGCACCGACGCCTTCCAGGAACTGGATGTGTTCGGCCTGACGATGCCGATCGTCAAGCACAGCTGGCTGGTGCGCAGTGTCGACGACCTGCCGCGTGTGGTCGCCGATGCGTTCCGCATCGCCCGCGAGGGCCGGCCAGGCCCGGTGCTGATCGACCTGCCCAAGGACGTGCAGCTGGCCGATGCCAGTCATCTGCCGGCGCACGTGCCGAGCAGCGTCGAGCCGCCGCCGGCGCCGGCCGAAGCGGCCATCGTCGAAGCCATCGCCGCACTGGCGGCCGCCGAAAAGCCGGTGGTCTACGCCGGTGGTGGCATCGCGCTGGGTGATGCGGTTCAGGACCTGCGCGACTTCGTCGAGGCCAGTGCCATCCCCACCGTGATGACCCTGCGCGGCCTGGGTGCACTGCCGGCCAGTCATCCGCAGTCGCTGGGCATGCTGGGCATGCACGGCACCCGCGCAGCCAACATGGCGGTGCAGGAAAGCGACCTGCTGCTGGTGCTGGGCGCACGCTTCGACGACCGTGCCACCGGGAAGCTGGCGGAGTTCGCACCGTTCGCCCGCGTCGTCCACATCGATGCGGACGCGTATGAGATCTCCAAGCTGCGCAGTGCCGATGTCGCCGTGCCCGGCAACGTCGGTCACGCCATCCGCGCCCTGCGTGCGGCCTTCCCCTCCCCCAAGGCCCACCAGGACGCATGGCGCAGGCGTTGCGCGCAGCACCGCGATCGCTTCGCCGCCCGCTACGACGCACCAGGCCAGCACATCTACGCACCGGCGTTGCTGAAGCGCCTGAGCGAGCTGGCCCCGGCCGATGCGGTGATCGCCTGCGATGTCGGCCAGCACCAGATGTGGGTGGCACAGCACTGCCGCTTCAACCACCCGCGCAATCATCTGACCAGTGGCGCGCTGGGCACCATGGGCTTCGGCCTGCCTGCGGCGATGGGTGCGCAGTTCGCCTGCCCGGAGCGCACCGTGGTGCTGGTGTCCGGCGACGGCAGCTTCATGATGAACGTGCAGGAGCTGGCGACCATTGCCCGCTGCCGCCTGCCGGTGAAAATCGTGCTGCTGGACAACAGTTCGCTGGGCATGGTGCGGCAGTGGCAGGAACTGTTCTTCGCCGAGCGTTACAGCGAGATCGACCTGTCCGACAACCCGGACTTCGTGGCACTGGCGCAGGTGTTCGGCATCGCCGCCACCCGCATCGACAACCGCGACGACGTGGAAGGCGGCCTGGCCGCGCTGCTGGCCGAACCGGGCCCGGCACTGTTGCACGTGGCCATCGATGCACGCGCCAACGTGTGGCCGCTGGTGCCGCCGAACACCGCCAACAGCACGATGCTGGAAAGCAACCCCGCCCATGCCCGCCAGGAGACCCCCAATGCAATACCGGCTTGA
- a CDS encoding ACT domain-containing protein: MQYRLDLVLHPAEGALLRVIGMAERRGFAPRAISGAPVAADDGRWHLQLVVDGQRPAETLCRQIEKIYDCVSVQVTAVEGASV, from the coding sequence ATGCAATACCGGCTTGACCTGGTGCTGCACCCGGCCGAAGGCGCGCTGCTGCGCGTGATCGGCATGGCCGAACGCCGCGGCTTCGCGCCGCGCGCGATCAGCGGTGCGCCGGTGGCCGCCGACGATGGCCGCTGGCACCTGCAGCTGGTGGTGGATGGCCAGCGCCCCGCGGAAACGCTGTGCCGGCAGATCGAGAAGATCTACGACTGCGTGTCCGTGCAGGTCACCGCCGTGGAAGGAGCATCCGTATGA
- a CDS encoding threonine dehydratase, whose protein sequence is MPAADASQESDVGDVSVADVLAAQARLRRFLPPTPLHHAERFGTWLKLENLQRTGSYKVRGALNALLAGRERGDTRPVICASAGNHAQGVAWAAYRLDVPAITVMPHGAPATKIAGVAHWGATVRQHGTSYDEAYAFAVELAQRHGYRFLSAFDDADVIAGQGTVGIELAAHAPDVVIVPIGGGGLASGVALALKSQGVRVIGAQVEGVDSMARAIRGDVREIAPVASLADGVRVKIPGFLTRRLCTSLLDDVVIVREAELRETLVRLALEEHIIAEGAGALALAAGRRVAGRRKCAVVSGGNIDAGVLAGLLTDIRPRPPRKPRRRRSETPRSPGKASALASPTSSPSPLQAVAPAVEEISL, encoded by the coding sequence ATGCCGGCCGCTGATGCCAGCCAGGAAAGCGATGTCGGCGACGTAAGCGTTGCCGACGTTCTGGCAGCGCAGGCCCGCCTGCGCCGCTTCCTGCCGCCCACCCCGCTGCACCACGCCGAGCGCTTCGGCACCTGGCTGAAGCTGGAAAACCTGCAGCGCACCGGCTCCTACAAGGTGCGCGGCGCGTTGAACGCGCTGCTGGCCGGACGCGAGCGCGGAGACACCCGCCCGGTGATCTGCGCTTCGGCCGGCAACCACGCCCAGGGCGTTGCGTGGGCGGCCTATCGCCTGGACGTGCCGGCCATCACCGTGATGCCGCATGGTGCACCCGCCACCAAGATCGCCGGCGTCGCCCACTGGGGCGCCACCGTGCGCCAGCACGGCACCAGCTATGACGAGGCCTACGCCTTCGCCGTCGAACTGGCACAACGCCACGGTTATCGCTTCCTGTCCGCGTTCGACGACGCCGACGTGATCGCCGGCCAGGGCACGGTCGGCATCGAGCTGGCCGCGCATGCACCAGACGTGGTGATCGTGCCGATCGGCGGCGGTGGCCTGGCCTCCGGCGTTGCACTGGCGCTGAAATCGCAGGGCGTGCGCGTGATTGGCGCGCAGGTGGAAGGCGTCGATTCGATGGCACGTGCGATCCGCGGCGACGTGCGCGAGATCGCCCCCGTCGCCTCGCTGGCCGACGGCGTGCGGGTGAAGATTCCCGGCTTCCTGACCCGCCGCCTGTGCACCTCGCTGCTGGACGACGTAGTGATCGTGCGCGAAGCCGAGCTGCGCGAAACCCTGGTACGGCTGGCGCTGGAGGAACACATCATCGCCGAGGGCGCCGGTGCGCTGGCGCTGGCCGCCGGTCGCCGCGTGGCCGGCCGCCGCAAGTGCGCGGTGGTATCCGGCGGGAACATCGATGCCGGCGTCCTGGCCGGCCTGCTCACCGACATCCGTCCGCGCCCGCCACGCAAGCCTCGGCGACGGCGCAGCGAAACCCCGCGTTCGCCCGGCAAGGCCAGCGCTCTCGCCTCCCCCACCTCTTCCCCTTCGCCCCTGCAAGCCGTCGCACCCGCTGTCGAGGAGATTTCCCTGTGA
- a CDS encoding 2-isopropylmalate synthase yields MTTIERITTPRIRIFDTTLRDGEQSPGCSMSPPQKLVMARALDELGVDIIETGFPASSQSDREAMALIGRELRRPSLTLAVLSRCLQADIETSARALEAAANPRLHVFLSTSPLHREHKLRMTREQVLESVRKHVSLARSYIDDVEFSAEDATRTELDYLIEVSRVAIAAGATTINLPDTVGFTTPEEIRAMFQQVIAGVADVPNAANVIFSAHCHNDLGLAVANSLAAIEGGARQVECTVNGIGERAGNCSLEEIAMVLKVRQAFYEQDSSINTPRIVGTSQLLQRLVGMPVQRNKAIVGANAFAHESGIHQHGMLRHRGTYEIMRPEDVGWEDSQMVLGRHSGRAAVEARLRALGFWLDEDELKLVFEQFKGLCEQQRVVTDADLQTLMQGGSNAQGYRLASMTISDVGSRANALVELSDPDGNRVAETAQGDGPVDALFGALSAATGVQLMLDSYHVHSVGIGADARGEANLSVRHEGVEYDGTGTSKDIIEASALAWLDVANRLLRQRQASAHSSTDVPAPATA; encoded by the coding sequence GTGACCACCATCGAACGAATTACCACCCCGCGCATCCGCATCTTCGACACCACCCTGCGTGACGGCGAGCAGTCCCCCGGCTGCAGCATGAGCCCGCCGCAGAAGCTGGTGATGGCGCGTGCGCTGGACGAACTGGGCGTGGACATCATCGAGACCGGCTTCCCGGCCAGCTCGCAGTCCGACCGCGAAGCGATGGCGCTGATCGGCCGCGAACTGCGCCGCCCGAGCCTGACCCTGGCGGTGCTGTCGCGCTGCCTGCAGGCGGACATCGAAACCTCGGCACGTGCTCTGGAAGCGGCGGCCAACCCGCGCCTGCACGTGTTCCTGTCAACCAGCCCGCTGCACCGCGAGCACAAGCTGCGGATGACCCGCGAGCAGGTGCTGGAGTCGGTACGCAAGCATGTATCGCTGGCACGCTCGTACATCGACGATGTCGAATTCTCGGCCGAGGATGCCACCCGCACCGAACTGGACTACCTGATCGAAGTCTCGCGCGTGGCCATTGCCGCCGGTGCCACCACCATCAACCTGCCCGACACCGTCGGCTTCACCACGCCGGAAGAGATCCGCGCGATGTTCCAGCAGGTCATCGCCGGCGTCGCCGATGTACCGAACGCGGCCAACGTGATCTTCAGCGCGCACTGCCACAACGACCTTGGCCTGGCCGTGGCCAACTCGCTGGCCGCCATCGAAGGCGGCGCGCGCCAGGTCGAGTGCACCGTCAACGGCATCGGCGAGCGCGCCGGCAACTGCTCGCTGGAAGAGATCGCGATGGTACTGAAGGTGCGCCAGGCCTTCTACGAGCAGGACAGTTCGATCAACACCCCGCGCATCGTCGGCACCTCGCAGCTGCTGCAGCGCCTGGTCGGCATGCCGGTGCAGCGCAACAAGGCCATCGTCGGCGCCAACGCCTTCGCCCACGAGTCGGGCATCCACCAGCACGGCATGCTGCGCCACCGTGGCACCTACGAAATCATGCGCCCGGAAGACGTGGGCTGGGAGGATTCGCAGATGGTGCTGGGCCGCCACAGTGGCCGCGCGGCCGTCGAAGCGCGCCTGCGTGCGCTGGGCTTCTGGCTGGACGAAGACGAGCTGAAGCTGGTGTTCGAGCAGTTCAAGGGCCTGTGCGAACAGCAGCGCGTGGTCACCGATGCCGACCTGCAGACGCTGATGCAGGGCGGCTCCAACGCGCAGGGCTACCGCCTGGCCTCGATGACCATCAGCGACGTCGGCAGCCGCGCCAACGCGCTGGTGGAACTGTCAGACCCGGATGGCAACCGCGTGGCCGAGACCGCGCAGGGCGACGGCCCGGTCGATGCGCTGTTCGGTGCGCTGTCGGCCGCCACCGGCGTGCAGCTGATGCTGGACAGCTACCACGTGCACAGCGTCGGCATCGGCGCCGATGCGCGCGGCGAAGCCAACCTGAGCGTGCGCCACGAAGGCGTGGAGTACGACGGCACCGGCACCAGCAAGGACATCATCGAAGCCTCCGCGCTGGCCTGGCTGGATGTTGCCAACCGCCTGCTGCGCCAACGCCAGGCCTCCGCCCATAGCAGCACCGACGTTCCCGCCCCTGCCACCGCCTGA